One region of Natronobacterium texcoconense genomic DNA includes:
- the tmcA gene encoding tRNA(Met) cytidine acetyltransferase TmcA produces MVADVARLAESLFAEAGETNERRLLVLAGDRERGYDALEDVLETLPVPITRTTLVGPDNRLRCEQLSQPHASELLGTTRDVVVLDAHDGLRPNALGKVAGAVDGGGLLVLLTPPLEEWPDRRGAFDESLAVPPFELEDVTGRFRQRLVDTLREHRGVAIVDFEDDRVEDDGLIEPAPRLEAAKPDLEPPTDHRFPAAAYQSCLTTDQVEAVDAFESLLSAEADDDQRRAVVLEADRGRGKSSAAGLAAGAFAADGEDVLVTAPDARNAREVLERAGELCETLETAETADSRRIETGAGGRVRFLEPTEALEHLESADVVIVDEAAALPVARLESFLAADAVAFATTIHGYEGAGRGFSVRFRDRLDESDHEVTERTLVEPIRYAAGDPVEVWAFRALLLDARPPVEPLVADADPETVEYRRLDPDDLLDDERLLREAFGLLVLAHYRTEPNDLARLLDAPNLEARALLADGHVVSVALLAREGNLSAATRAEMYEGGRVRGNMLPDVLTSQLRDEAAGEPSGIRIVRIATHHAARSRGLGSRLLECVREEYTSETPCVSNGERDPRSREQVDWLGTGFGATPGLLEFWRQNGYRTVHVSTTRNDASGEYSTLLLAPVSDAGKELHERHADWFARRFPALCTDTLTDLEPDVARAALRAVDPDAAPPLDLRDHDWHVVAGAAYGPGLFDVDPGPFRRLAVRYFVENPTDVELSTRAERLLVLRVLQGRDWSTVADRLEYPSSGQCMRALGEAFQPLVDRYGVEEGVGAALEVRERFLEKEA; encoded by the coding sequence ATGGTCGCAGACGTCGCCAGACTCGCCGAGTCGCTGTTCGCGGAAGCAGGAGAGACGAACGAGCGACGGCTTCTGGTACTCGCAGGCGACCGGGAACGGGGATACGACGCCCTCGAGGACGTTCTCGAGACGCTCCCGGTCCCGATTACGCGAACGACACTCGTCGGCCCAGATAACCGACTGCGCTGTGAACAACTCTCCCAGCCCCACGCGAGCGAACTCCTCGGGACGACCCGGGATGTCGTGGTACTGGACGCCCACGACGGGCTCCGACCGAACGCGCTGGGGAAAGTCGCCGGTGCGGTCGACGGCGGCGGCCTGCTCGTTCTTCTGACGCCACCACTCGAGGAGTGGCCCGACCGCCGCGGCGCGTTCGACGAGTCACTCGCCGTTCCGCCGTTCGAACTCGAGGACGTCACCGGCCGATTCCGGCAGCGACTCGTCGACACCCTCCGGGAACATCGAGGCGTTGCGATCGTCGACTTCGAAGACGACCGTGTCGAGGACGACGGACTGATCGAGCCGGCACCACGCCTGGAAGCGGCGAAACCGGATCTCGAGCCCCCAACCGATCACCGGTTTCCCGCCGCCGCCTACCAATCCTGTCTCACGACGGACCAGGTCGAGGCCGTCGACGCGTTCGAGTCGCTCCTGTCGGCCGAAGCCGACGACGACCAGCGCCGTGCTGTCGTCCTCGAGGCCGACCGCGGACGCGGGAAATCGAGCGCCGCAGGCCTCGCCGCCGGCGCGTTCGCCGCTGACGGCGAGGACGTCCTCGTGACCGCACCCGACGCCCGGAACGCACGCGAAGTACTCGAGCGCGCCGGCGAACTCTGCGAGACGCTCGAGACGGCTGAGACAGCCGATTCGCGGCGCATCGAGACCGGCGCTGGCGGACGGGTCCGGTTTCTCGAGCCTACAGAGGCGCTCGAGCACCTCGAGTCGGCCGACGTCGTAATCGTCGACGAGGCCGCCGCCCTCCCGGTCGCTCGCCTCGAGTCGTTCCTGGCGGCCGACGCGGTCGCCTTCGCGACGACGATCCACGGCTACGAGGGCGCAGGGAGGGGTTTCTCCGTCCGGTTCAGGGACCGACTCGACGAGAGCGACCACGAAGTGACCGAACGGACGCTCGTCGAACCGATCCGGTACGCCGCGGGCGATCCTGTCGAGGTGTGGGCCTTCCGCGCGCTGTTGCTCGACGCTCGGCCGCCCGTCGAACCGCTGGTCGCCGACGCCGACCCCGAGACGGTCGAGTACCGGCGACTCGATCCTGACGACCTCCTCGACGACGAACGACTGCTTCGAGAGGCTTTCGGCCTGCTGGTACTCGCTCATTACCGGACCGAACCCAACGACCTGGCACGCCTGCTGGACGCGCCCAACCTGGAGGCTCGCGCACTGCTTGCGGACGGCCACGTCGTCAGCGTTGCCCTGCTTGCCCGCGAAGGGAATCTCTCGGCGGCGACACGGGCCGAGATGTACGAGGGCGGTCGCGTTCGGGGCAACATGCTTCCGGACGTGCTCACGAGCCAGCTACGTGACGAAGCGGCCGGCGAGCCGTCCGGAATCCGCATCGTCCGCATCGCGACCCACCACGCGGCTCGGTCCCGTGGACTCGGGTCGCGGCTGCTCGAGTGCGTCCGGGAAGAGTATACGAGCGAGACGCCGTGTGTCTCGAACGGCGAACGGGACCCACGGTCCCGTGAGCAAGTGGACTGGCTTGGCACTGGCTTCGGAGCGACGCCCGGCCTGCTCGAGTTCTGGCGGCAGAACGGCTACCGGACGGTCCACGTCTCGACGACGCGCAACGACGCCAGCGGCGAGTACTCCACGCTGCTTCTCGCCCCGGTGAGCGACGCCGGAAAAGAACTTCACGAGCGCCACGCCGACTGGTTCGCTCGCCGGTTTCCCGCGCTGTGTACCGACACACTCACCGACCTCGAGCCCGACGTAGCCCGGGCAGCGTTGCGGGCCGTCGATCCCGACGCCGCACCGCCGCTCGACCTTCGCGACCACGACTGGCACGTCGTCGCCGGTGCCGCCTACGGCCCAGGCTTGTTCGACGTCGATCCGGGCCCGTTCCGTCGACTCGCAGTACGGTACTTCGTCGAGAATCCCACGGACGTCGAACTGTCGACGCGTGCCGAGCGACTGCTCGTTCTGCGAGTCCTGCAGGGCCGGGACTGGTCGACCGTCGCGGATCGCCTCGAGTATCCCTCGAGCGGTCAGTGTATGCGAGCGCTCGGCGAGGCGTTCCAGCCGCTGGTCGACCGCTACGGCGTCGAAGAGGGAGTGGGCGCAGCACTCGAGGTGCGAGAGCGGTTTCTCGAGAAGGAAGCGTAA
- a CDS encoding DUF7537 family lipoprotein encodes MAQLSRRRALSALATGFATVLAGCSDDSAEESETDRPLEGVDIPGIENGRLESVLELADAHHDAVVSQSATRRGTITGSPLGADDGSATAFTEARTDGDVFFHRVTSDGGTDGLVREEYLDDSSHYVAIREDGEWSGERVGRRGGTSRTYLTGNTHLHWLDGAARFVGTELRPGGTHYLFTHWTESMPDASRPPHADSSPDDGEATYARNRFLVDEDGLCREFEQIEHYEGDDDQNGVDAPYNHVVEWSLSDVGSTTVEEPQWVDGID; translated from the coding sequence ATGGCGCAACTGTCGCGAAGACGGGCTCTGTCGGCGCTCGCCACCGGATTCGCTACCGTTCTCGCGGGCTGTAGCGACGACTCGGCCGAAGAGTCCGAGACAGACCGGCCGCTCGAGGGCGTCGACATTCCCGGGATCGAAAACGGCCGCCTCGAGTCGGTACTCGAACTGGCCGACGCCCACCACGACGCGGTCGTCAGTCAATCGGCGACGAGACGAGGGACGATAACTGGGTCGCCGCTCGGTGCGGACGACGGTAGCGCGACGGCATTCACCGAGGCACGGACCGACGGCGACGTGTTCTTCCACCGCGTCACGAGCGACGGCGGGACCGACGGCTTGGTTCGCGAGGAGTACCTCGACGACTCGAGTCACTACGTGGCGATTCGAGAGGACGGCGAGTGGTCGGGGGAACGCGTCGGGCGCAGGGGTGGAACGAGTCGGACGTACCTGACCGGCAACACCCACCTGCACTGGCTGGACGGCGCTGCCCGGTTCGTCGGCACCGAACTGCGTCCTGGAGGGACACACTACCTCTTTACACACTGGACCGAGAGCATGCCGGACGCGTCCAGGCCACCACATGCCGACTCGTCACCCGACGATGGCGAAGCGACGTACGCCAGAAATCGGTTTCTCGTCGACGAGGACGGACTCTGTCGCGAATTCGAGCAAATCGAACACTACGAGGGAGACGATGACCAGAACGGTGTCGACGCCCCGTACAACCACGTCGTCGAATGGTCGCTTTCGGACGTCGGCTCGACGACCGTCGAGGAACCCCAGTGGGTCGACGGGATCGACTGA
- a CDS encoding FAD binding domain-containing protein → MYPPSFDYYRASSVSEALSLLADHPDATVLAGGHALIPHLKNGRADPGAVVDVSDVAALSGLEDDGEATAVGAATTYAALLEAVDELSLEDRMPAFVGATRAVGDRQIRNRGTVGGNLAEAHPDSDLPAAAIVADATVQIRGPDGTREVDAADFVTGPFESAVGDEEIVTTVRIPHVDGGDVGGAYLRKTHPTSGYAMVGVATRVAVADGTISSARIATNGVTDVPVALSSVEPVLEGFDLESSDADERLTEAVADAADDLPVGERRGDVHASADYRTSVLPTYVEQAVRAAIADAGGELEVSQDE, encoded by the coding sequence ATGTACCCGCCGTCGTTCGACTACTATCGCGCCTCGAGCGTCTCGGAGGCGCTGTCGTTGCTCGCGGACCACCCGGACGCGACGGTACTGGCAGGTGGCCACGCCCTGATTCCACACCTCAAGAACGGCCGCGCCGACCCCGGTGCGGTCGTCGACGTGAGCGACGTCGCGGCGCTTTCCGGCCTCGAAGACGACGGCGAGGCGACAGCCGTCGGCGCGGCGACCACGTACGCGGCCCTGCTCGAGGCCGTCGACGAACTGTCACTCGAGGATCGCATGCCCGCGTTCGTGGGGGCGACGCGTGCGGTCGGCGACCGGCAGATTCGAAATCGTGGCACCGTCGGTGGCAATCTCGCCGAGGCACACCCCGACTCGGATCTGCCGGCCGCTGCGATCGTCGCCGATGCGACGGTCCAAATCCGCGGACCCGACGGGACTCGCGAGGTCGACGCCGCCGACTTCGTCACCGGCCCGTTCGAGAGCGCGGTCGGAGACGAGGAAATCGTCACTACGGTCCGGATTCCGCACGTCGACGGCGGTGACGTCGGCGGCGCGTACCTACGAAAGACGCATCCGACCTCCGGCTACGCGATGGTCGGCGTCGCGACCCGCGTCGCCGTCGCGGACGGCACGATCTCGTCGGCACGAATCGCCACGAACGGCGTGACAGACGTTCCAGTCGCGCTCTCGAGCGTCGAGCCGGTACTCGAAGGATTCGATCTGGAATCCTCAGACGCGGACGAACGACTGACCGAGGCCGTCGCGGACGCCGCAGACGATCTCCCGGTGGGAGAGCGACGCGGCGACGTTCACGCGTCGGCCGACTACCGTACGAGTGTTCTTCCCACCTACGTGGAGCAGGCGGTCCGGGCAGCCATAGCTGACGCTGGCGGGGAACTCGAGGTGAGCCAGGATGAGTGA
- a CDS encoding plastocyanin/azurin family copper-binding protein produces the protein MRETNTTRRKVIKLAGAAGAAALVAGCADEGNGEEEPADDEEEPADDEEEENGNGEAIEPGTDIEFDAQTPGWEGIAPSEIEGEENPTLTLEEGEDYTIGWPEESDGAQHNIEIWDEDGEVVDDLETEVTEEPSEDQVLEFTASEEMAQYVCEPHETTMIGDLEIV, from the coding sequence ATGCGGGAAACTAATACGACCCGGCGCAAAGTCATCAAACTAGCAGGTGCTGCAGGTGCCGCGGCCCTGGTCGCAGGGTGTGCAGACGAGGGGAACGGCGAAGAAGAGCCGGCTGACGACGAAGAAGAGCCGGCTGACGACGAGGAGGAAGAGAACGGTAACGGCGAGGCGATCGAGCCCGGTACCGACATCGAGTTCGACGCCCAGACGCCGGGGTGGGAAGGCATCGCACCGTCGGAGATCGAAGGGGAAGAGAATCCGACGCTCACCCTGGAGGAAGGCGAGGACTACACGATCGGCTGGCCCGAGGAGAGTGACGGCGCCCAGCACAACATCGAGATCTGGGACGAGGACGGCGAGGTCGTCGACGACCTCGAGACCGAAGTGACCGAAGAGCCAAGCGAGGATCAGGTCCTCGAGTTCACGGCAAGCGAGGAGATGGCCCAGTACGTCTGTGAGCCACACGAGACCACGATGATCGGTGACCTCGAGATCGTCTGA
- a CDS encoding glutamate--tRNA ligase, whose amino-acid sequence MDDDLRERVEREAEKHALLNAVKHESDADVGAIMGPLMGDNPDFRPHGDEIPGVIGGIVGRVNDLEYAEKRERLEELAPEELEEIEAEDEGDDHPLPDLPNAEEYDEVRMRCAPNPNGPWHVGHARMPAVIGTYKERYDGWFCVRFDDTDPETKRPDLEAYDAILEDLEYLGFEPDAVYRASDRLETYYDHARELIELGGAYTCSCSGEEFSDLKNSGEACPHRDKDKETVEEEFEAMVDGEYESGEMVLRVKTDIEHKNPALRDWVGFRMIDTPHPREEASDYRCWPMLDFQSGIDDQLTGVTHIIRGIDLQDSAKRQQFVYDYFDWEYPEVVHWGHVQIDAYDVKMSTSTISELIEEGELDGWDDPRAPTLQSLRRRGIRGEAIVDAMVELGTSTSDVDLAMSSIYANNRDLIDDETDRRFLVRDGTQLPLGGSPPEEANPPIHPDHEDRGVREIPVSDAVLLETDDVPGREDRVWLKGLGCFQYTRDTLQYTGEDIEVVREGDVDVVHWVPAGESVPVRMRTMDGDVSGQAEPGVAELEADEMVQFERVGFARIDRHDDDETVVYYTHD is encoded by the coding sequence ATGGACGACGATCTACGCGAGCGCGTCGAGCGCGAGGCGGAGAAACACGCCCTGCTGAACGCAGTGAAACACGAAAGCGACGCCGACGTCGGTGCGATCATGGGGCCGCTGATGGGCGACAACCCCGACTTCCGTCCACACGGCGACGAAATTCCGGGCGTCATCGGCGGTATCGTCGGCCGGGTCAACGACCTCGAGTACGCGGAGAAACGCGAACGCCTCGAGGAACTCGCGCCCGAGGAACTCGAGGAGATCGAGGCCGAAGATGAAGGTGACGACCATCCGCTTCCGGACCTTCCAAACGCAGAGGAGTACGACGAGGTCCGGATGCGCTGTGCGCCGAACCCGAACGGCCCGTGGCACGTCGGCCACGCCCGGATGCCCGCCGTCATCGGCACCTACAAGGAGCGCTACGACGGCTGGTTCTGCGTCCGGTTCGACGACACTGACCCCGAGACCAAACGCCCCGACCTCGAGGCCTACGACGCTATCCTCGAGGATCTGGAGTACCTCGGCTTCGAACCCGACGCGGTCTACCGGGCGAGTGACCGCCTCGAGACCTACTACGATCACGCTCGCGAACTGATCGAACTCGGCGGCGCTTACACCTGTTCCTGTTCGGGCGAGGAGTTCTCCGACCTGAAGAACTCGGGCGAGGCCTGTCCACACCGGGACAAGGACAAAGAGACCGTCGAGGAGGAGTTCGAGGCGATGGTCGACGGCGAGTACGAAAGCGGCGAGATGGTCCTTCGCGTGAAGACCGACATCGAGCACAAGAACCCCGCGCTGCGTGACTGGGTCGGCTTCCGGATGATCGACACGCCACACCCACGCGAAGAGGCCAGCGACTACCGCTGCTGGCCGATGCTCGACTTCCAGTCGGGGATCGACGACCAGCTCACCGGCGTCACCCACATCATCCGCGGGATCGACCTACAGGACTCCGCGAAACGCCAGCAGTTCGTCTACGACTACTTCGACTGGGAGTATCCGGAGGTCGTCCACTGGGGCCACGTCCAGATCGACGCCTACGACGTGAAGATGAGCACGTCGACGATTTCGGAACTGATCGAGGAGGGTGAACTCGACGGCTGGGACGATCCGCGTGCGCCCACGCTCCAGAGTCTCCGCCGCCGCGGAATCCGCGGCGAAGCCATCGTCGACGCCATGGTCGAACTCGGTACCTCGACCAGCGACGTCGACCTCGCGATGAGTTCGATCTACGCCAACAACCGCGACCTGATCGACGACGAGACCGACCGCCGCTTTTTGGTCCGGGACGGCACCCAGCTTCCGCTCGGCGGCAGCCCGCCCGAAGAAGCGAACCCGCCGATTCACCCCGACCACGAGGACCGCGGCGTCCGCGAAATCCCCGTCAGTGACGCCGTCTTGCTCGAAACCGACGACGTTCCCGGCCGGGAGGACCGCGTCTGGCTGAAGGGACTGGGCTGTTTCCAGTACACTCGCGACACGCTCCAGTACACCGGCGAGGACATCGAAGTGGTCCGCGAGGGCGACGTCGACGTCGTCCACTGGGTGCCCGCCGGGGAGAGCGTCCCCGTCCGAATGCGAACGATGGACGGCGACGTGTCTGGGCAGGCCGAACCCGGCGTCGCCGAACTCGAGGCCGACGAAATGGTGCAGTTCGAGCGCGTCGGCTTCGCCCGCATCGACCGCCACGATGACGACGAGACGGTCGTCTACTACACGCACGACTGA
- a CDS encoding (2Fe-2S)-binding protein has translation MSEHRISLTVDGERETLTVEGRTLLVHALRDQLEVTAPKVGCESSKCGACTVELEGDVVKSCTVLAVQADGATVRTAAGESEDGVLSVVQEQFHEEHGLQCGYCTPGMVLTVSDLLRENSNPTDAEIRQALKGNICRCTGYTNIVSAVQSAAAELEQGAGTNETANTTRSGEDS, from the coding sequence ATGTCGGAACATCGGATCTCGCTGACCGTCGACGGGGAGCGAGAGACCCTGACAGTCGAGGGACGGACGCTGCTCGTCCACGCCCTCCGGGACCAACTCGAGGTCACCGCACCGAAGGTGGGCTGTGAGTCGAGCAAGTGCGGGGCCTGTACGGTCGAACTCGAGGGCGACGTCGTGAAGTCGTGTACGGTACTCGCGGTCCAGGCCGACGGCGCCACCGTTCGGACTGCGGCAGGCGAGAGCGAGGACGGTGTCCTCTCCGTCGTGCAAGAGCAGTTCCACGAGGAACACGGACTCCAGTGTGGCTACTGTACGCCGGGGATGGTGCTGACGGTGAGCGACCTGCTCCGAGAGAACTCGAACCCGACGGATGCCGAGATCAGGCAGGCGCTCAAAGGGAACATCTGTCGGTGTACGGGATACACGAATATCGTAAGTGCAGTTCAGTCGGCTGCCGCGGAACTCGAGCAGGGGGCTGGGACGAACGAAACCGCCAACACCACACGCTCGGGGGAGGATTCCTGA
- a CDS encoding SDR family NAD(P)-dependent oxidoreductase: MTQGVIIVGASSGIGEALARKLAADGYVVGLAARSTDRLRRIGEQLPTQSYVATIDVTDTEDAREGFFELAEAMPSVDLVVLSAGVADVNYDLEWASERQTIDVNVRGFTAIATAALSYFEANPDHASETDGHLVGISSVAGHFGNGGTQAYNASKAFVSRYLEGLRTRQAGNDANVTITTIEPGFVDTEMSYGSFWQCSPETAAKQIARAIRKEKNHAYVTRRWRLVAWALSLIPNAILRRVLS, encoded by the coding sequence ATGACGCAGGGAGTTATCATCGTCGGCGCGTCGTCCGGCATCGGCGAGGCGCTAGCGCGAAAACTCGCGGCCGACGGCTACGTCGTCGGGTTGGCAGCCCGGAGTACAGACCGACTCCGACGGATCGGGGAACAACTCCCGACGCAGTCGTACGTCGCGACGATAGACGTCACCGACACTGAAGACGCTCGCGAGGGATTTTTCGAGCTCGCCGAGGCGATGCCGTCGGTCGACCTCGTAGTCCTCAGCGCCGGCGTCGCCGACGTGAACTACGACCTCGAGTGGGCGAGCGAACGACAGACCATCGACGTCAACGTCCGTGGCTTCACCGCGATCGCGACAGCGGCGCTCTCGTACTTCGAGGCGAATCCGGACCACGCAAGCGAGACAGACGGCCACCTGGTCGGTATCTCCTCGGTCGCGGGCCACTTCGGTAACGGCGGCACTCAGGCATACAACGCATCGAAAGCGTTCGTCTCGCGGTATCTCGAGGGGCTCCGAACCCGTCAGGCCGGCAACGACGCGAACGTGACGATTACGACGATCGAACCCGGATTCGTCGACACCGAGATGTCCTACGGCTCCTTCTGGCAGTGTTCGCCCGAAACGGCGGCCAAACAGATCGCGCGGGCGATTCGCAAGGAGAAGAACCACGCCTACGTCACGCGGCGCTGGCGACTCGTCGCGTGGGCGCTGTCGCTGATTCCGAACGCGATTCTTCGACGAGTATTGTCGTGA
- a CDS encoding DUF456 domain-containing protein: MVEVVAILAVALLVAGIAGTLIPLVPGGLLSLAGLYLYWWDSGFAEPGSVALVVLTTLGVLTLLAEFFGGSIAAKAGGASWTTTGAAMVVGIVLMIVTGPFGLLIGLFGTVFVLEYVQNGDVDGSARSAVYATVGILASTAVQFLLTASILLGFLISVFLF, translated from the coding sequence ATGGTCGAGGTCGTCGCAATTCTCGCAGTCGCGTTGCTCGTCGCCGGCATCGCCGGGACGCTGATCCCGCTCGTCCCCGGCGGGTTGCTCTCGCTGGCGGGCCTCTACCTCTACTGGTGGGACTCCGGGTTCGCCGAACCGGGATCGGTCGCCCTCGTCGTTCTCACGACGCTCGGAGTGTTGACGCTGCTCGCCGAGTTCTTCGGCGGATCGATCGCCGCGAAAGCCGGCGGCGCTTCCTGGACGACGACCGGCGCAGCGATGGTCGTGGGTATCGTCCTCATGATCGTCACCGGCCCGTTCGGTCTGCTGATCGGCCTCTTCGGGACCGTCTTCGTCCTCGAGTACGTCCAGAACGGTGACGTCGACGGCAGCGCACGATCGGCCGTCTACGCGACCGTGGGAATCCTCGCTTCGACGGCCGTCCAGTTCCTGTTGACGGCGTCGATCCTGCTCGGCTTTCTCATCTCGGTGTTCCTGTTTTGA
- a CDS encoding xanthine dehydrogenase family protein molybdopterin-binding subunit, which yields MSDAETADSEPVDVEGTGSDEDAYMGRREKRREDAALLTGRAEYTDDHEPPGTVHLAFVRSEHGHADLEGIDASAAEAMDGVLGVYTWADVDASPSPGRLPLSGLDPDVPAHPILATDRVRYHGQPIAAVVAEDRYRARDAVDAVEIEYEPREAVVDPRAATDPDAPQLFEAASDNVATAAEMGDADTTDEAFSAADRTVEIDLENNRLIPSALEPRAAVAEFDADDGFTVTMTSQSPHGHRRKLAHTLGVREGEIRVVSPRVGGGFGHKGHHHPGEAMAAWCARELERPVKWTATRSGNYLEGAHGRDHRTTAELAVDDDGSIRGVRAETVANVGGYGLGGGARMPVRYGRLLSSQYAIDAIHCETRAVFTNTAPIHSYRGAGRPEAIYVTERLIDIAADELGMDPVELRRRNLLEPDEFPYETPVGATYDSGDYEPAMEKALEAIGYDEYRDRPEFRPGETNAPDDDGLVRGVGVANYVESTAGGFESGLVRALPDGDVEVYAGTHSHGQGHETTYAQLVADALEVPLERIHVSEGDTAAIPTGTGTFGSRSTLVGGNAVVESAEKVLAKARQIAAAELGVDPERVEYEDGTFTVLEGDETVSFAEVADVAYGWNTPDGLEPGLEATTFYESEGAAYTFGTHACIVAVDPDTGDVEIERYVAVDDCGERVNPLIVDGQVHGGVAQGIGQALYEAVAYDEDGTLLTDSMDDYGVPRAADVPPIETDATVTPSPLNDLGVKGIGEAGTIAAPPAAVNAVCDAIGVDHVDMPLTGERVWRAIASEQKE from the coding sequence ATGAGTGACGCGGAAACCGCAGATTCCGAACCCGTCGACGTCGAGGGGACGGGGAGCGACGAGGACGCGTATATGGGACGGCGCGAGAAGCGCCGCGAGGACGCCGCGTTGCTTACCGGCCGGGCGGAGTACACTGACGATCACGAACCGCCGGGAACCGTCCACCTCGCGTTCGTCCGCAGCGAGCACGGTCACGCCGACCTCGAGGGAATCGACGCGTCGGCTGCAGAGGCGATGGACGGCGTACTGGGTGTGTACACGTGGGCCGACGTCGACGCGTCGCCGTCGCCGGGACGCCTCCCGCTTTCCGGGCTGGACCCGGACGTTCCCGCCCACCCGATCCTGGCGACCGACCGCGTTCGGTACCACGGACAGCCGATCGCGGCGGTCGTCGCCGAGGATCGGTATCGCGCACGCGACGCCGTCGATGCGGTCGAGATCGAGTACGAGCCACGTGAGGCGGTCGTCGATCCACGGGCGGCGACCGACCCGGACGCACCGCAACTGTTCGAGGCGGCCTCGGACAACGTCGCGACGGCGGCCGAAATGGGCGACGCCGACACGACCGACGAGGCCTTCTCCGCGGCCGACCGGACCGTAGAGATCGACCTCGAGAACAACCGGCTGATCCCCTCCGCGCTCGAGCCGCGGGCGGCGGTCGCCGAGTTCGACGCCGACGATGGCTTCACCGTCACGATGACGAGCCAGTCGCCACACGGCCACCGCCGGAAACTGGCGCACACGCTCGGCGTCCGCGAGGGCGAGATTCGGGTCGTCTCGCCCCGCGTCGGCGGCGGTTTCGGGCACAAGGGACACCACCATCCCGGCGAGGCGATGGCGGCGTGGTGTGCGCGCGAACTCGAGCGCCCCGTCAAGTGGACCGCCACCCGAAGCGGTAACTACCTCGAGGGGGCACACGGCCGCGACCACCGGACGACGGCGGAACTCGCGGTCGACGACGACGGCTCGATCCGCGGGGTCAGGGCGGAGACGGTCGCCAACGTCGGCGGCTACGGACTCGGCGGCGGTGCCAGGATGCCCGTCCGGTACGGCCGACTGCTGTCGAGCCAGTACGCGATCGACGCCATCCACTGCGAGACGCGGGCCGTCTTCACCAACACGGCCCCGATCCACTCATATCGCGGGGCCGGCCGCCCGGAGGCGATCTACGTCACCGAGCGACTGATCGACATCGCGGCGGACGAACTGGGAATGGATCCCGTCGAACTTCGTCGGCGAAACCTCCTTGAGCCGGACGAATTCCCCTACGAGACGCCGGTCGGCGCGACCTACGACTCGGGCGACTACGAGCCCGCAATGGAGAAGGCTCTCGAGGCGATCGGCTACGACGAGTACCGTGATCGGCCCGAATTCCGACCGGGAGAGACGAACGCGCCGGACGACGACGGATTGGTGCGCGGCGTCGGCGTCGCCAACTACGTCGAGTCGACCGCCGGCGGGTTCGAGAGCGGCCTCGTCCGCGCCCTTCCCGACGGCGACGTCGAGGTATACGCAGGGACTCACTCGCACGGCCAGGGTCACGAGACGACGTACGCCCAGCTCGTCGCCGACGCACTCGAGGTACCGCTCGAGCGGATCCACGTCTCCGAGGGCGACACCGCGGCGATCCCTACCGGAACGGGGACGTTCGGGAGTCGGTCGACGCTCGTCGGTGGGAACGCGGTCGTCGAGAGCGCCGAGAAGGTACTGGCGAAGGCACGTCAGATTGCGGCCGCCGAACTCGGCGTCGACCCGGAGCGCGTCGAGTACGAAGACGGGACGTTCACGGTGCTCGAGGGGGACGAGACCGTCTCGTTCGCAGAGGTCGCCGACGTCGCCTACGGGTGGAACACGCCCGACGGCCTCGAGCCGGGACTGGAGGCGACGACCTTCTACGAGTCGGAGGGGGCGGCGTACACGTTCGGCACGCACGCCTGTATCGTCGCCGTCGACCCCGATACCGGTGACGTGGAGATCGAGCGGTACGTCGCCGTCGACGACTGCGGCGAGCGCGTCAACCCGCTGATCGTCGACGGGCAGGTTCACGGCGGCGTCGCCCAGGGAATCGGACAGGCTCTGTACGAGGCGGTCGCCTACGACGAGGACGGCACGCTGCTGACTGACTCCATGGACGACTACGGCGTGCCGCGGGCCGCCGACGTGCCGCCGATCGAGACCGACGCGACCGTGACGCCCAGTCCGTTGAACGACCTCGGCGTCAAGGGGATCGGCGAAGCCGGGACGATCGCCGCGCCACCGGCGGCCGTCAACGCCGTCTGTGACGCGATCGGCGTCGACCACGTCGACATGCCGCTCACCGGGGAACGGGTCTGGCGAGCGATCGCAAGCGAGCAGAAGGAGTGA